Proteins from a single region of Streptococcus oralis:
- a CDS encoding acyl-CoA thioesterase/BAAT N-terminal domain-containing protein, translating into MTVNIELISQTDLADESFYITINGLEPRTRYCVEMYLSDYYCINAPLLLDHDVVWKSTAIFLSDQGGMIDTSQTASISGSYKGVSEMGLFFNVKPLKNRKRRLPSSLDRIPLRDCFGVEIKIRLGKDVVAEQSFVRRYMNLGIRYRDIYDKHFQGRLFYDEKLRKAPAVIIVSGSEGRIEKAQNIAQLLSSRGYICLAIAYFGLEGLPQNLERIPIECLEEAKDFLCHHPQVDNTKIGIYGRSKGAELVLAGQSILDDVQCLVLNSPSNVIFEGIKGKLNSHSSSWTYLQKELPYQKFQLGNYFLNKFFGKHISEDSRAQIDMSKIASPLLLLGSDVDEIWDASSAIDDIISHYKGKSILFKKYHETGHMLTVAYQPNHRYRKDWRLLMKESVDSWFATINFFDTHLKNL; encoded by the coding sequence ATGACTGTAAACATTGAACTGATTTCACAAACTGATTTAGCAGATGAATCTTTTTATATTACTATCAATGGTTTAGAACCAAGGACAAGGTATTGTGTAGAAATGTACCTGTCTGATTATTACTGTATAAATGCTCCCTTACTTTTAGATCATGATGTCGTGTGGAAATCAACCGCAATTTTTTTATCTGATCAGGGCGGTATGATTGATACCTCTCAGACAGCATCTATTTCGGGATCTTATAAAGGGGTTTCAGAAATGGGCTTATTCTTTAATGTGAAGCCGCTGAAGAATAGGAAAAGGAGATTACCCAGTTCTCTTGATAGAATTCCTTTACGAGATTGTTTTGGTGTTGAAATTAAAATCAGGCTGGGGAAAGATGTGGTCGCGGAGCAAAGTTTTGTAAGGCGTTATATGAATTTGGGAATAAGGTATCGAGATATTTATGATAAGCATTTTCAAGGTCGATTATTTTATGATGAAAAGTTAAGAAAGGCGCCAGCCGTGATTATTGTTAGTGGTAGTGAGGGAAGAATTGAAAAAGCTCAGAACATTGCCCAACTTTTATCTTCTAGAGGCTACATTTGTCTTGCGATAGCTTATTTTGGTTTAGAGGGATTACCCCAAAACTTAGAACGAATTCCGATAGAATGTCTGGAGGAAGCGAAAGATTTTCTATGTCATCATCCTCAAGTTGATAATACAAAAATAGGAATATATGGTCGTTCTAAAGGAGCAGAGCTTGTTCTGGCTGGACAAAGTATTTTGGATGATGTGCAATGTTTGGTACTCAATTCCCCCTCAAATGTAATATTTGAGGGAATAAAGGGAAAACTCAACTCTCATTCATCTTCTTGGACATATTTGCAAAAAGAACTTCCGTATCAAAAATTTCAACTAGGAAATTATTTTTTAAACAAGTTTTTTGGAAAACATATTTCTGAAGATAGTAGGGCTCAGATTGATATGAGTAAAATTGCCTCTCCTTTATTATTACTAGGAAGCGATGTCGATGAAATATGGGATGCGTCATCCGCGATAGATGATATTATTTCACATTATAAAGGGAAATCCATTTTGTTTAAAAAATATCATGAAACGGGGCATATGTTAACGGTTGCTTATCAACCGAATCATCGTTATCGAAAAGATTGGCGCTTATTAATGAAAGAAAGTGTAGACTCTTGGTTTGCTACGATAAATTTTTTTGATACGCATTTGAAAAATTTGTAG
- a CDS encoding YjdF family protein, with product MEIVSIGLTVYFEDGFWHGLFEQEYEETYQVCRVTFGQEPKEDEILKLLQTQFARLSFSPEATVKQHVKIKNPKRLQRAVKKQVKQKVSSKSQELLQLQHEEQKKHSKQQSSLQKQLLKQEKFERKQQKRKEKHKGH from the coding sequence GTGGAAATCGTTTCAATTGGCTTGACAGTTTATTTTGAAGATGGATTTTGGCATGGATTGTTTGAACAAGAGTATGAGGAAACTTATCAAGTTTGTCGAGTGACATTTGGTCAGGAACCAAAAGAGGATGAAATTTTGAAACTTTTACAGACTCAGTTTGCTCGGTTATCTTTTAGTCCAGAGGCAACAGTTAAACAGCATGTGAAGATTAAGAATCCGAAGCGTCTGCAGCGAGCTGTAAAGAAACAGGTGAAGCAGAAAGTTTCTTCTAAGTCACAAGAGCTTTTACAGTTGCAGCATGAGGAACAAAAAAAGCATTCAAAACAACAGTCTAGTCTCCAAAAGCAATTGCTCAAGCAAGAGAAATTTGAACGCAAACAGCAAAAACGTAAAGAGAAGCACAAGGGGCACTAG
- a CDS encoding ATP-binding cassette domain-containing protein translates to MILQAKHLTKRYGNHMAVDDIQLEFEKGSFNAILGPNGAGKSTTISMLIGLKKPTQGQIRYAPNTKIGVVFQASVLDEMLTVRENLTIRAQQYKEIAASRVDDLIHQLGLTAFQKQLYGTLSGGQKRRVDIARALLSRPDILFLDEPTTGLDIQTRKSIWDLLYRLQKDEGMTIILTTHYLDEADEADQIYIVDHGKVIAQGSATSIKSQYASNILKIRFKEMKDLEKLLQTGMTVEEENELEYLFYPRTSQEAIEYLAKVREEIDSFEFRSGTMDDAFIALTGREVR, encoded by the coding sequence ATGATTTTACAAGCTAAACATTTGACTAAACGGTACGGCAATCATATGGCTGTCGATGATATTCAGTTAGAGTTTGAAAAAGGAAGTTTCAATGCTATTTTGGGACCCAATGGTGCAGGGAAATCAACCACTATTTCCATGTTAATCGGTTTGAAAAAGCCGACACAAGGTCAGATTAGATATGCGCCAAATACGAAAATCGGAGTTGTTTTTCAAGCTAGTGTACTGGATGAGATGTTGACGGTTAGGGAAAATCTCACGATTCGTGCTCAACAGTATAAGGAGATTGCGGCAAGTCGTGTGGATGATTTGATTCATCAACTGGGTTTGACGGCTTTCCAGAAACAACTCTATGGAACCTTGTCAGGTGGACAAAAACGTCGGGTTGATATTGCGCGTGCTCTTCTTTCGCGACCAGATATTCTTTTCTTGGATGAACCAACGACAGGTCTTGATATTCAGACTCGCAAATCCATCTGGGATCTACTGTATCGACTACAAAAGGATGAAGGGATGACTATTATCTTAACGACTCATTATCTGGATGAAGCAGATGAAGCGGATCAGATCTATATCGTTGATCATGGGAAAGTGATTGCGCAAGGTTCTGCGACTTCTATTAAAAGTCAGTATGCATCTAATATTCTAAAAATTCGTTTTAAGGAAATGAAGGATTTAGAAAAGCTGCTACAGACTGGAATGACAGTAGAGGAAGAAAATGAGTTGGAATATCTTTTTTATCCAAGGACGTCACAGGAAGCCATTGAATATTTGGCAAAAGTTCGAGAAGAAATTGATTCTTTTGAGTTTCGTTCGGGTACTATGGATGATGCCTTTATTGCACTTACAGGAAGAGAGGTTCGCTAA
- a CDS encoding ABC transporter permease: MLALLKRNFILYFRNRSGVFFSLLGALISFLLYIIFLQKNLTDSWSQLPNSTNLLNNWLMGGTLAVTGMTTSFTALKQMVQDRENQVDQDLYLTDLGNWGLQASYLISSIVISFVMQMFMYAVMSFYFKESPVISHLPEIALIMLLSSLLSSLVNVLLIYRFQSVDSLGKLATIVGTASGFLVGTYIPIGVLPDSAQLFMKCTPATYIASLYRQVLMKERLETAFSGNSGLLQEFQEKMGIQINWQELLTKEETYFIVVIISLVAILLWMLFVKVFSKRK; encoded by the coding sequence ATGTTAGCTTTATTGAAACGGAATTTTATCTTATATTTTCGTAATCGTTCGGGAGTATTTTTCTCTTTATTGGGGGCATTGATTTCCTTCCTCCTTTATATCATTTTTTTGCAGAAGAATTTGACGGATTCTTGGTCCCAACTCCCCAATAGTACGAACCTTTTAAATAACTGGCTGATGGGTGGGACGTTGGCTGTGACTGGGATGACAACCAGTTTTACAGCTCTTAAACAAATGGTTCAGGACCGCGAAAATCAAGTGGATCAAGATCTATACTTGACTGATTTAGGTAACTGGGGCTTACAGGCCTCCTATCTAATCAGTAGTATTGTCATTTCTTTTGTTATGCAGATGTTTATGTATGCTGTTATGAGTTTTTATTTTAAAGAGAGCCCAGTTATCAGTCATTTACCGGAAATCGCTTTGATTATGTTGTTAAGCAGTCTGCTTTCAAGTTTGGTAAATGTTCTCTTGATTTACCGTTTTCAATCTGTAGATAGCCTTGGTAAACTGGCAACGATAGTGGGAACTGCTTCTGGATTTTTAGTAGGAACTTATATCCCCATTGGAGTATTACCTGATTCTGCACAGCTTTTCATGAAATGTACCCCTGCAACTTATATTGCTTCTCTCTATCGACAAGTCTTGATGAAAGAGCGGTTAGAGACCGCATTTTCAGGAAATAGCGGTCTGTTACAGGAATTTCAAGAAAAAATGGGAATCCAAATCAACTGGCAAGAACTATTGACAAAGGAAGAAACATACTTTATAGTGGTTATTATCAGTCTCGTCGCTATTCTTCTTTGGATGTTATTTGTTAAAGTGTTTAGCAAGAGAAAATAA
- a CDS encoding LytTR family DNA-binding domain-containing protein produces the protein MKIRFEMKTEFSEKDPHILIQAAQLTDQAREVMEYLEQFSTTNQVVIPIRTDDHLVMVKIEDLILADIDKNLLTIYTVDGIYKTKETLTNFQNRVNRRNFIQISRHSVINIDHLESLSDSFSGNMMAKMTRGLKSSVSRKYVKSLMDYLGL, from the coding sequence ATGAAGATTCGTTTTGAAATGAAGACAGAGTTTTCAGAAAAAGACCCACACATTTTAATTCAGGCAGCTCAGTTAACCGATCAAGCAAGAGAAGTCATGGAGTATTTAGAACAATTTTCAACGACTAATCAGGTGGTCATTCCTATTCGAACGGATGATCATCTGGTTATGGTGAAAATTGAGGATCTTATTCTAGCAGATATCGATAAGAATTTGTTGACCATTTATACGGTAGATGGGATTTATAAAACTAAGGAAACATTGACAAACTTTCAGAATCGGGTTAACCGGCGTAATTTCATACAGATATCACGTCATTCAGTTATAAACATTGACCATTTAGAGTCATTATCGGATAGCTTTTCAGGGAACATGATGGCTAAGATGACTCGGGGTCTCAAATCGAGTGTGAGTCGGAAATACGTTAAGTCCTTAATGGATTATCTAGGTTTATAG
- a CDS encoding DUF3021 domain-containing protein has translation MKRLIAYFVSGMRTASFVYLSLVLLAQFYSGITYPAPTTKNILALFLMSGIMGVLTLILERLEFLAYSMRVGVHLLATATILVLTYLFFGWGSALLSPLLWFFFLLIYGLIWLYQIWQTHKLTQRINQALEDKRKKKNH, from the coding sequence ATGAAGCGATTGATTGCTTATTTTGTATCGGGAATGCGTACGGCCTCCTTTGTTTATTTGAGTTTGGTGTTATTGGCTCAGTTTTATTCAGGTATTACCTATCCCGCACCAACGACAAAAAATATTCTAGCTTTGTTTTTGATGAGTGGAATTATGGGGGTACTGACTTTAATCCTTGAAAGACTAGAGTTTCTTGCTTATAGTATGCGTGTAGGAGTTCATTTGTTAGCGACAGCTACTATTTTAGTATTAACCTACTTATTTTTTGGCTGGGGTTCAGCATTGTTGAGTCCCTTGCTTTGGTTCTTTTTTTTGTTGATTTATGGACTGATATGGTTGTACCAGATCTGGCAAACTCACAAGCTCACCCAACGAATTAATCAAGCCTTAGAAGATAAAAGAAAGAAAAAGAATCACTAA
- a CDS encoding GNAT family N-acetyltransferase: protein MPVNEYGQIIGESMEGYTSGELPSIDFLEGRYARIEALSVEKHAEDLLAVYGPGTPREMWTYLFQEPVADMEELVTVLNQMLARKDRFYYVIIDKATGKALGTFSLMRIDQNNRVIEVGAVTFSPALKGTRIGTEAQYLLARYVFEELNYRRYEWKCDALNFPSRRAAERLGFVYEGTFRQAVVYKGRTRDTDWLSMIDKDWPQVKARLEAWLTPENFDKNGRQYKSLREF from the coding sequence ATGCCAGTAAATGAATATGGTCAGATAATTGGTGAGTCAATGGAAGGTTATACATCTGGTGAATTGCCTTCTATTGATTTCTTAGAAGGGCGCTACGCTCGGATAGAGGCTCTTTCGGTGGAAAAGCATGCGGAGGATTTATTAGCTGTTTATGGTCCAGGTACTCCTCGGGAGATGTGGACCTACCTCTTTCAGGAACCAGTGGCAGATATGGAGGAACTGGTTACCGTCTTAAATCAGATGTTGGCTCGTAAGGACCGTTTTTACTACGTGATTATAGACAAGGCAACTGGTAAGGCCTTGGGAACTTTTTCTCTCATGCGCATTGACCAGAATAACCGAGTAATAGAAGTGGGTGCCGTCACTTTTTCGCCTGCTCTTAAGGGGACGAGGATAGGAACAGAAGCTCAGTATCTCTTGGCACGCTATGTTTTTGAGGAGCTTAACTATCGTCGCTATGAGTGGAAATGCGATGCTCTAAATTTTCCATCCAGACGAGCTGCGGAGCGTTTGGGCTTTGTTTATGAAGGAACCTTCCGTCAGGCAGTCGTTTATAAGGGACGTACACGGGATACGGATTGGCTCTCTATGATTGATAAGGACTGGCCTCAAGTTAAAGCTCGTTTGGAAGCATGGCTGACTCCTGAAAATTTTGATAAAAATGGACGGCAGTACAAGAGCTTAAGAGAATTCTGA
- a CDS encoding GNAT family N-acetyltransferase codes for MMTIRRQEIVKLEDVLHLYQAVGWTNYTHQPQMLERALSHSLAIYLALDGDAVVGLVRLVGDGFSSIFVQDLIVLPSYQRQGIGSDLMKEALGDFKDAYQVQLVTEQTEKTLGFYRSLGFETLSTYDCAGMIWVDRKR; via the coding sequence ATGATGACTATTAGAAGGCAAGAAATCGTCAAGCTAGAGGATGTTTTGCATCTCTATCAGGCAGTTGGATGGACAAATTATACACATCAACCTCAGATGTTGGAGAGAGCCTTGTCTCACTCATTAGCGATTTATCTGGCACTTGATGGCGATGCCGTGGTGGGCTTGGTCCGTTTGGTCGGAGATGGTTTCTCATCGATTTTTGTCCAGGATTTGATCGTTTTGCCTAGCTATCAGCGCCAAGGGATTGGTAGCGACTTGATGAAAGAGGCTTTAGGTGACTTCAAAGATGCCTATCAAGTCCAACTAGTGACCGAACAGACAGAAAAAACCTTGGGATTCTATCGATCTCTGGGATTTGAAACTTTATCTACTTATGACTGTGCAGGAATGATTTGGGTGGATCGAAAAAGATAA
- a CDS encoding haloacid dehalogenase-like hydrolase → MVKRFISSNASEILSMTASELKQSIKASEGRIILSENVAFKESYIGDITNSEMARAFGADLILLNGIDLFNPYVDGLTGKGNFVEELHHLVGRPIGVNLEPIDTQAQMAEDRQEINEGRQASAATIQAAEQYGVDFICLTGNPGTGVTNQAIIDTIRVVKEHFSGLLIAGKMHGAGVDEPVADLEAIDQFIEAGADIILAPAVGSVPGFDDADLKQIVQLAHKKGALVMSAIGTSQESSDTDIVKQMAIRNKICGVDIQHIGDSGYGCLAPVENIFAMSKALRGQRHTVSMIARSINR, encoded by the coding sequence ATGGTCAAACGATTTATTAGCTCTAATGCATCAGAGATTTTAAGTATGACAGCTAGTGAGCTGAAACAAAGCATCAAAGCTAGCGAGGGACGGATCATCTTATCAGAAAATGTGGCTTTTAAGGAATCTTATATCGGTGATATTACGAATTCTGAGATGGCTAGAGCTTTTGGTGCAGACCTTATTTTGCTAAATGGTATTGATCTCTTCAATCCTTATGTGGATGGTTTGACTGGGAAAGGAAATTTTGTAGAGGAGCTACATCACTTAGTTGGACGTCCTATCGGAGTCAATTTAGAACCGATTGATACGCAGGCGCAAATGGCCGAAGATCGTCAAGAGATTAACGAAGGTAGGCAAGCTAGTGCTGCAACCATTCAGGCAGCAGAACAATATGGTGTTGATTTTATTTGCTTGACAGGAAATCCAGGAACAGGGGTAACCAATCAGGCAATTATCGATACGATTCGAGTAGTGAAAGAGCATTTTTCAGGTTTGCTCATTGCTGGAAAAATGCATGGTGCAGGAGTAGATGAGCCAGTAGCGGACTTGGAGGCTATCGATCAATTTATTGAAGCGGGAGCAGATATTATCCTAGCTCCAGCGGTGGGAAGTGTTCCAGGATTTGATGATGCAGATTTGAAACAAATCGTTCAGTTGGCACATAAAAAAGGGGCTCTCGTAATGAGCGCTATTGGAACGAGTCAAGAGAGTTCGGATACAGATATTGTTAAGCAAATGGCAATCCGCAATAAAATCTGTGGTGTAGACATTCAGCATATTGGAGATTCAGGATATGGTTGTCTTGCCCCAGTGGAGAACATCTTTGCAATGAGCAAAGCGCTTCGTGGCCAGCGCCATACGGTTTCGATGATTGCTCGTTCGATCAATCGTTAA
- a CDS encoding ROK family transcriptional regulator, producing MTLTRKQAEIRATILDQLYAKRPISRIDISKETHITPATTGNIINELIKEGLVHELGELEDDSVGRKKTLLDITARQHFYLGFEISEKYLALVIADNIGDILASEWHTHHLEHQGGPNDIEIIQLIQHFLQKNKNFSISAIGIGLPGHVKLDESPQIISKNPLWENINLKTIQDAFAVPVYFGNKSHCLTLAERLFNYHSTDSNFIVYHVARGIHCSYMYNGSIYSQENFLIGEVGHTVINPEGERCPCGKNGCLQVYASESALIDKASLLYRSSRVSLLRTLVADSGDISLNTLLTAYQLGDLGSIELINTACKYLTISISNLCQLIDTERIYLDGEIFSYPIIAEQILSRLHHMVQLFPHQKQPEITIKPYSHLNVARAAISLCINEAFLHKKN from the coding sequence ATGACATTAACTCGAAAACAAGCTGAAATCAGGGCAACAATTCTAGATCAACTCTATGCAAAACGCCCGATTTCTCGTATCGATATTTCAAAAGAAACACATATCACTCCTGCTACGACAGGCAATATCATCAACGAACTCATTAAAGAAGGATTGGTGCACGAACTAGGAGAATTAGAAGACGATAGTGTCGGACGTAAAAAAACTTTACTAGACATCACTGCTCGCCAACACTTTTATTTGGGGTTTGAGATTTCTGAAAAGTATCTTGCTTTAGTGATTGCTGATAATATAGGTGATATTTTGGCTAGCGAATGGCATACACATCATCTAGAACATCAAGGCGGTCCTAATGATATTGAAATCATTCAACTTATCCAACATTTTTTACAAAAAAATAAGAATTTTTCTATTTCAGCAATTGGGATTGGATTGCCAGGACACGTTAAATTAGACGAAAGCCCGCAAATCATCTCTAAAAACCCACTTTGGGAAAATATAAACTTAAAAACAATACAGGATGCTTTTGCTGTTCCCGTTTACTTTGGTAATAAATCTCACTGCCTCACCTTGGCAGAGCGACTCTTTAACTATCATTCTACAGATAGTAATTTCATCGTTTATCATGTTGCAAGAGGTATTCATTGTTCATATATGTATAACGGAAGTATCTATAGTCAAGAAAATTTCCTGATCGGAGAAGTCGGACACACTGTCATCAATCCTGAAGGCGAACGGTGTCCTTGCGGTAAAAATGGTTGCCTGCAAGTCTATGCCAGTGAGAGCGCCCTGATTGACAAAGCAAGCTTGCTCTATCGCTCTTCCCGTGTCTCTTTACTTCGAACCTTAGTGGCCGATTCTGGTGATATCAGCCTCAATACACTTCTTACAGCTTACCAATTGGGAGATCTTGGTAGTATTGAGTTAATCAATACCGCCTGTAAATATTTGACGATTTCGATTTCCAATCTATGCCAACTTATTGACACAGAACGCATTTACTTAGATGGCGAAATCTTCTCTTATCCTATAATTGCAGAGCAGATCCTCTCTCGCTTACATCACATGGTACAACTGTTCCCACATCAAAAACAACCCGAGATTACCATCAAACCGTATTCTCATTTGAATGTTGCTAGAGCTGCAATCAGCCTATGTATTAACGAAGCTTTTCTTCATAAAAAAAATTGA
- a CDS encoding PTS sugar transporter subunit IIB, with product MATKEIMLVCAAGMSTSLMVTRMQKAAKEKEMQANIFAVPVPEAESYLAEHQVDVVLLGPQVRYLLDDFREKLATTPVDVIPMTDYGMMKGDKVLELAESLMQ from the coding sequence ATGGCTACAAAAGAAATCATGCTAGTCTGTGCTGCAGGTATGAGTACAAGTCTCATGGTAACAAGAATGCAAAAAGCAGCAAAAGAAAAAGAGATGCAAGCAAACATTTTTGCAGTTCCAGTTCCAGAAGCAGAAAGCTATCTAGCCGAACACCAAGTTGATGTTGTCTTATTAGGCCCTCAGGTACGCTATCTATTGGATGATTTTAGAGAAAAGTTAGCAACTACTCCAGTAGATGTCATTCCTATGACGGATTACGGCATGATGAAGGGGGACAAAGTGCTAGAGCTAGCTGAGTCTTTGATGCAATAG
- a CDS encoding PTS lactose/cellobiose transporter subunit IIA: MDRQSSIEVAMQLIMYGGEAKSCALEAIAAAKNQKFDDATEKLSQAQAALLEAHHAQTDMLTREAQGEKNEINLFMIHGQDHLMTSIAFVDLAKEIIALYQKIEKKGEDYYE; the protein is encoded by the coding sequence ATGGACAGACAATCATCTATAGAAGTTGCAATGCAGTTAATTATGTATGGCGGAGAAGCAAAATCTTGTGCTTTAGAGGCCATTGCAGCAGCTAAAAATCAGAAATTTGATGATGCTACAGAAAAACTCTCCCAAGCTCAGGCGGCACTTTTAGAGGCACACCATGCTCAGACAGATATGCTGACTAGAGAGGCGCAAGGAGAAAAAAACGAAATTAATTTATTTATGATTCATGGTCAAGATCACTTAATGACGAGCATCGCTTTTGTTGACTTGGCTAAGGAAATCATTGCTCTCTATCAAAAAATAGAAAAAAAAGGAGAAGACTATTATGAGTAA
- a CDS encoding PTS sugar transporter subunit IIC, with protein MSNFVDKWQARLMPIANKIGNQKFLVALRDSFIGTMPVIMTGSFALMLNAFLSDLPGQFGWTWITSAFQWLIDINWLVFKGSIPIVVLLFLFTFGVNIARIYKTDKVSAGLVAVASYVITIGGSITKTFELASNSQAVGKAVEKLPEFKLTGNSLAVTLNSVIPGDQISARGYFTAILIGFVSVIIFCKVMNRNWTIKLPDSVPPAIMKPFLSIIPAAIAMYVIGIATYIFNTVTGELMINWIYKVLQAPLLSMSQSFWAVLLIVFLNKIFWFFGLHGGNVLAPVMASLFGVTMLANLEAFQAGQAIPYMWTDNSFGAFVWFDAIGVAIAILWQAKNKHYREVAKLGIYPMIFNIGEPVMYGLPIVLNPIMFIPYVVTPLLMVTVSYWATAWGLVAPVTQNVTWVMPPVLYGFFATAFDWRAIVLSLINIAISTFVYLPFVKMADKQQEQ; from the coding sequence ATGAGTAATTTTGTCGATAAATGGCAAGCGCGCCTGATGCCGATTGCCAATAAAATAGGAAATCAAAAGTTCCTCGTTGCTCTTCGTGATTCCTTTATTGGAACCATGCCAGTCATTATGACAGGTTCATTTGCTTTAATGCTGAATGCTTTTCTGTCTGACCTTCCAGGTCAATTTGGTTGGACTTGGATCACAAGTGCTTTCCAGTGGTTGATTGACATCAACTGGTTAGTCTTCAAGGGAAGTATTCCAATTGTTGTTCTTTTGTTCTTATTTACCTTCGGTGTAAACATTGCTCGAATCTACAAAACAGATAAGGTGTCAGCTGGACTGGTAGCGGTCGCTTCTTATGTTATTACGATTGGTGGTTCTATCACAAAGACATTTGAATTGGCTTCAAATAGCCAAGCGGTTGGTAAGGCAGTTGAGAAACTACCAGAGTTTAAATTAACTGGTAATAGCCTTGCAGTAACACTTAATAGTGTGATTCCGGGCGACCAAATTAGTGCTCGTGGCTATTTTACAGCAATTTTAATTGGTTTTGTCTCTGTTATCATTTTTTGTAAAGTCATGAATCGTAACTGGACAATCAAGCTTCCAGATTCTGTTCCACCTGCAATCATGAAGCCATTCTTGTCTATCATTCCAGCTGCGATTGCTATGTATGTCATCGGTATTGCGACTTATATCTTCAATACTGTGACTGGTGAATTAATGATTAACTGGATCTATAAAGTCCTTCAAGCACCACTTCTTAGCATGTCACAAAGTTTCTGGGCTGTTTTGTTAATTGTATTTTTGAATAAGATTTTCTGGTTCTTTGGACTTCATGGTGGTAATGTCTTAGCACCGGTCATGGCTAGTCTATTTGGTGTTACCATGCTTGCAAACTTAGAAGCTTTCCAAGCAGGGCAAGCTATTCCATATATGTGGACAGATAACTCATTTGGTGCTTTTGTTTGGTTTGATGCGATTGGTGTCGCAATTGCAATTCTTTGGCAAGCTAAAAATAAACATTATCGCGAAGTAGCAAAATTGGGTATTTACCCAATGATCTTCAATATCGGTGAGCCTGTGATGTACGGTCTGCCAATTGTACTGAATCCAATTATGTTCATTCCGTATGTAGTGACGCCACTTCTGATGGTGACTGTCTCGTACTGGGCAACTGCATGGGGACTTGTTGCACCTGTTACTCAGAACGTAACGTGGGTGATGCCTCCTGTCTTGTACGGATTCTTTGCGACAGCCTTTGACTGGAGAGCGATCGTTCTATCACTCATTAATATCGCTATCTCTACCTTTGTTTACTTGCCATTTGTCAAGATGGCTGACAAACAACAGGAGCAATAA